The proteins below come from a single Corylus avellana chromosome ca3, CavTom2PMs-1.0 genomic window:
- the LOC132175187 gene encoding protein NOI4 isoform X2 codes for MSDKGRPLPKFGDWDVNDPASAEGFTVIFNKARDEKKTGGKPESPGKGDPQIKPGVDPGKPQPKKWFCCIQDPPTQS; via the exons GACAAGGGTCGACCACTGCCAAAATTTGGTGATTGGGATGTCAACGATCCTGCTTCAGCTGAGGGATTTACTGTGATTTTTAATAAGGCTAGGGATGAGAAGAAGACGGGTGGCAAACCAGAGTCACCAGGAAAGGGTGATCCTCAAATTAAGCCTGGAGTGGATCCTGGCAAGCCTCAGCCT AAAAAATGGTTTTGCTGCATTCAAGACCCACCTACACAATCCTGA
- the LOC132175187 gene encoding protein NOI4 isoform X1: MSQDKGRPLPKFGDWDVNDPASAEGFTVIFNKARDEKKTGGKPESPGKGDPQIKPGVDPGKPQPKKWFCCIQDPPTQS; encoded by the exons CAGGACAAGGGTCGACCACTGCCAAAATTTGGTGATTGGGATGTCAACGATCCTGCTTCAGCTGAGGGATTTACTGTGATTTTTAATAAGGCTAGGGATGAGAAGAAGACGGGTGGCAAACCAGAGTCACCAGGAAAGGGTGATCCTCAAATTAAGCCTGGAGTGGATCCTGGCAAGCCTCAGCCT AAAAAATGGTTTTGCTGCATTCAAGACCCACCTACACAATCCTGA